One Vibrio penaeicida DNA segment encodes these proteins:
- the kdsC gene encoding 3-deoxy-manno-octulosonate-8-phosphatase KdsC, with amino-acid sequence MSQMISTIYGDVNRDVFNIAKNLKLLICDVDGVFSDGLVYMGNQGEELKTFHTRDGYGIKALMSAGIEIAIITGRQSKIVENRMTALGISLIYQGQDDKLKAYADICEKLNIAPEHTGYIGDDLIDWPVMEKVGLKVCVADGHPLLVKRANYVTHIKGGHGAVREVCDLVLEARGELDSHKGLSI; translated from the coding sequence GTGAGTCAGATGATTTCAACGATTTATGGCGATGTTAACCGCGACGTATTTAACATAGCAAAGAACCTAAAATTACTGATTTGCGATGTGGATGGCGTGTTTTCTGATGGTCTGGTGTATATGGGGAATCAGGGAGAAGAACTGAAAACGTTTCACACAAGAGACGGTTACGGTATTAAGGCTTTAATGAGTGCAGGTATTGAAATTGCGATTATTACAGGTAGGCAGTCTAAGATAGTCGAGAACCGGATGACCGCCTTAGGCATCTCCTTGATCTATCAAGGACAGGATGACAAGTTAAAAGCTTATGCAGATATTTGTGAAAAACTGAATATCGCACCAGAACACACAGGATACATCGGCGATGATCTGATCGACTGGCCAGTGATGGAAAAAGTTGGGTTAAAAGTGTGTGTGGCAGATGGTCACCCACTATTGGTGAAAAGAGCCAATTACGTGACGCACATTAAAGGCGGTCATGGTGCTGTACGTGAAGTATGCGACCTTGTATTGGAAGCGCGTGGTGAGTTGGATAGTCACAAAGGTTTGAGTATATGA